A single Tachypleus tridentatus isolate NWPU-2018 chromosome 9, ASM421037v1, whole genome shotgun sequence DNA region contains:
- the LOC143227351 gene encoding uncharacterized protein LOC143227351 — MANVDKSNQMEVEIREYVIVVFTKDNEVGVAPSDWLLDECTIKWPNKKGQSLNKAVLDRMPPEDHWMNSFVFTDDYVKVRGKLSSAEDTSSLETDDPEAKNSENRPRICTRKRKPTQRLVSESDNESEADGEKNQQVQNSKSQKHKSAIWSDDHVDLAQLTIPKPPEPISNAGGHVIVTPKRRCVSGEVNRIQRTLTPLTNHEMHDSDTSRSSSPQREIHPAIHSTPYSGPRRKVTSTPQVASTPTNGAAGITQTERKILQVLAELQQKSGHEYRPSADFAERSACQHQLIHKSVCVATGSPSSAA, encoded by the exons ATGGCTAATGTTGACAAATCCAACCAAATGGAGGTGGAAATTAGAGAATATGTGATAGTAGTGTTCACAAAGGACAATGAAGTTGGGGTGGCACCATCAGACTGGCTATTGGATGAATGCACCATTAAGTGGCCGAACAAAAAAGGTCAAAGCCTGAATAAAGCTGTTCTGGACAGAATGCCTCCAGAGGATCATTGGATGA ACTCTTTTGTCTTTACAGATGACTATGTTAAGGTGAGAGGGAAATTAAGTTCTGCAGAGGACACCTCTTCTCTTGAAACAGATGATCCAGAAgctaaaaattctgaaaatagaCCAAGAATTTGCACCAGAAAGAGAAA GCCCACACAGAGATTAGTTTCTGAGTCTGATAATGAGTCTGAGGCTGATGGGGAGAAGAATCAGCAAGTTCAGAATTCCAAATCACAAAAACACAAGTCTGCAATATGGTCAGATGATCATGTGGATTTGGCTCAGCTGACCATACCTAAGCCACCAGAGCCAATAAGCAATGCTGGAGGGCATGTGATAGTGACCCCAAAAAGAAGATGTGTGTCAG GTGAAGTCAACAGAATCCAGAGGACACTAACACCCCTGACAAACCATG AGATGCATGACAGTGATACAAGTAGGAGCTCCTCACCACAAAGAGAAATACACCCTGCCATTCACAGTACACCATATTCTG GTCCTAGAAGAAAGGTGACCAGCACTCCTCAGGTAGCTTCAACTCCCACCAATG gtgCTGCAGGAATCACACAGACAGAAAGAAAAATTCTTCAGGTGCTAGCAGAGCTACAACAAAAAAGTGGACATGAATACAGGCCTTCTGCAGACTTTGCTGAGAGGTCGGCCTGCCAGCACCAACTCATCCATAAATCTGTCTGTGTGGCCACAGGGTCTCCCAGCTCTGCCGCTTAG